A DNA window from Allokutzneria albata contains the following coding sequences:
- a CDS encoding NAD kinase, whose amino-acid sequence MTAREVLLVVHTGREENIRTAKDVANRLTEAGIRLRILGEESPDLDPACYGSVVKHAPEAAEGTEVVLVLGGDGTLLRAAELARPAGVPMLGVNLGRVGFLAEADADALDEVVAAVVDRQYRVEERMTVDVVAKVNGTELTRTWAWNEASVEKISRERILDAVLEVDGRPVSGFGCDGVLCATPTGSTAYAFSAGGPVMWPEVQALLVVPSNAHALFARPLVLSPESVVAVELDAGGHPAVLCCDGQRTFELPPGARVEVTGGSLPVRLVRLRQAPFTDRLVRKFSLPTHGWRGPAR is encoded by the coding sequence GTGACCGCGCGTGAGGTGCTGCTCGTCGTGCACACCGGGCGCGAGGAGAACATCAGGACCGCCAAGGACGTCGCGAACCGGTTGACCGAAGCGGGCATCCGCCTGCGCATCCTGGGCGAGGAGTCGCCGGACCTCGATCCGGCCTGCTACGGCTCGGTCGTCAAGCACGCGCCGGAGGCCGCCGAGGGCACCGAGGTCGTGCTCGTGCTCGGCGGCGACGGCACGCTGCTGCGCGCGGCCGAGCTGGCGCGGCCCGCCGGGGTGCCGATGCTCGGGGTGAACCTCGGGCGGGTCGGGTTCCTGGCCGAGGCCGACGCGGACGCGCTGGACGAGGTGGTCGCCGCCGTGGTCGACCGGCAGTACCGGGTCGAGGAGCGGATGACCGTCGACGTGGTCGCCAAGGTCAACGGCACCGAGCTGACCAGGACCTGGGCCTGGAACGAGGCCAGCGTCGAGAAGATCAGCCGGGAGCGCATCCTGGACGCGGTGCTGGAGGTCGACGGGCGCCCGGTGTCGGGGTTCGGCTGCGACGGCGTGCTGTGCGCGACCCCGACCGGGTCGACGGCCTACGCCTTCTCCGCGGGTGGTCCGGTGATGTGGCCGGAGGTGCAGGCGCTGCTGGTCGTGCCGAGCAACGCGCACGCCCTGTTCGCGCGGCCCCTGGTGCTCTCGCCGGAGTCCGTCGTCGCGGTGGAGCTGGACGCGGGCGGGCACCCGGCGGTGCTGTGCTGCGACGGGCAGCGGACCTTCGAGCTGCCGCCGGGCGCGCGGGTCGAGGTCACCGGCGGGTCGCTGCCGGTCCGGCTGGTGCGGCTGCGGCAGGCGCCGTTCACCGATCGGCTGGTCCGCAAGTTCTC
- a CDS encoding TlyA family RNA methyltransferase — protein sequence MPKRARLDAELVRRGLARSRDHAVELVTAGRVTVRGSVATKAATAVEADAPVVVRDAEDDPGWASRGAHKLLGALEAFEIDPAGRRCLDAGASTGGFTDVLLRADAAEVVAVDVGYGQLAWKLRTDDRVRVHDRTNVRTLTPETIGGQVDLVVADLSFISLRLVLPALAACARPDADLVPMVKPQFEVGKQRLGAKGVVRDPALRAEAVTDVAMAAAESGLGLRGVTASPLPGPSGNVEFFLWLRKEQPSSRTEVEQLVRAAVEAGPG from the coding sequence GTGCCGAAGAGGGCGCGGCTGGACGCCGAACTGGTCCGCCGGGGGCTGGCGCGGTCCCGCGACCACGCCGTCGAGCTGGTCACCGCCGGACGCGTCACCGTGCGCGGTTCGGTGGCGACCAAGGCGGCGACCGCGGTCGAGGCCGACGCGCCGGTGGTGGTCCGCGACGCCGAGGACGATCCGGGGTGGGCATCGCGCGGCGCGCACAAGCTGCTGGGCGCGCTGGAGGCCTTCGAGATCGACCCGGCCGGGCGGCGGTGCCTGGACGCGGGCGCCTCGACGGGCGGGTTCACCGACGTGCTGCTGCGCGCGGACGCCGCGGAGGTGGTCGCGGTCGACGTCGGCTACGGCCAGCTGGCGTGGAAGCTGCGCACCGATGACCGGGTGCGCGTGCACGACCGCACGAACGTCCGCACGCTGACGCCGGAAACCATTGGCGGCCAAGTGGATCTGGTGGTCGCCGACCTGTCCTTCATCTCGCTGCGGCTGGTGCTGCCCGCGCTCGCCGCGTGCGCCCGTCCCGACGCCGACCTGGTGCCCATGGTCAAGCCGCAGTTCGAGGTCGGCAAACAACGCCTGGGCGCCAAGGGGGTCGTGCGCGATCCCGCGCTGCGCGCGGAGGCGGTGACCGACGTGGCGATGGCCGCGGCGGAGTCGGGGCTCGGGTTGCGCGGGGTCACCGCGAGCCCGCTACCGGGACCTAGTGGCAATGTGGAGTTCTTCCTGTGGCTGCGCAAGGAACAACCTTCCTCGAGGACCGAGGTGGAGCAGCTGGTGCGGGCGGCGGTCGAGGCGGGACCTGGGTGA
- a CDS encoding HAD-IIA family hydrolase, protein MNSVLLEDYDGLLFDLDGTVYRGEQPLPWAAEVVRAAREHGRAVRFVTNNASRRPADVADHLNELDLNTGPDEVSTSAQAGAALLAERVPAGSKVLVLGSEGLVEEVRLAGLTPVRSADEEPVGVVQGLSKTLGWPEFAEATLAIQAGALWVACNLDLVLPTERGMLPGNGALVAAVRAATGAEPLVAGKPAATQLNQAAASAGLAKPLVVGDRLDTDIEGADAAGMDSLLVLTGVATPASVLAAPARQRPRYVSAGLEGLLAPAADSEIAGATGWKSTVDGSRLVLAHEGGSEEDLSALRSLCAAWWATGTGVPKVVAADHAAEAALRRLALD, encoded by the coding sequence GTGAACAGCGTGCTGCTTGAGGACTACGACGGCCTGCTCTTCGACCTCGACGGCACGGTGTACCGCGGGGAACAGCCGCTGCCGTGGGCCGCCGAGGTGGTGCGGGCGGCGCGGGAGCACGGACGCGCGGTGCGCTTCGTCACCAACAACGCCTCGCGGCGTCCCGCGGACGTCGCCGACCACCTCAACGAGCTGGACCTGAACACGGGGCCGGACGAGGTCAGCACGAGCGCGCAGGCCGGGGCGGCGTTGCTCGCCGAGCGGGTGCCCGCGGGTTCGAAGGTGTTGGTGCTGGGTTCGGAGGGGCTGGTCGAGGAGGTCAGGCTGGCCGGCCTGACGCCGGTCCGCAGCGCGGACGAGGAGCCGGTCGGTGTGGTCCAGGGCCTGTCGAAGACGCTGGGCTGGCCGGAGTTCGCCGAGGCCACGCTGGCGATCCAGGCGGGTGCGCTGTGGGTGGCCTGCAACCTGGACCTGGTGCTGCCGACCGAGCGCGGGATGTTGCCGGGCAACGGCGCGCTGGTGGCCGCCGTGCGCGCCGCGACCGGAGCGGAACCCCTCGTCGCGGGCAAGCCGGCGGCGACCCAGCTCAACCAGGCCGCCGCTTCGGCGGGGCTGGCCAAGCCGCTGGTGGTGGGCGATCGGCTGGACACCGACATCGAGGGCGCGGACGCGGCGGGGATGGACTCGCTGCTGGTGCTGACCGGGGTGGCCACGCCCGCCTCGGTGCTCGCCGCCCCGGCCCGCCAGCGGCCCCGTTATGTTTCCGCTGGGCTGGAAGGGTTGCTCGCACCGGCCGCCGACTCGGAGATCGCCGGGGCGACCGGCTGGAAGTCCACTGTGGACGGTTCGCGGCTCGTGCTCGCGCACGAGGGCGGGTCCGAAGAGGACCTTTCCGCGCTCCGCTCGCTCTGCGCCGCCTGGTGGGCCACCGGCACGGGCGTGCCGAAGGTCGTGGCCGCCGATCACGCGGCAGAGGCGGCTTTGCGTCGGTTGGCGCTGGACTGA
- a CDS encoding tetratricopeptide repeat protein, whose product MRADLRSLPKGAAESIAKHLVAAGQLIDEDPEKALEHARYARSKAGRVALVREAAGLAAYHAGEWAEAIAELRASRRMGGGPGHLAILADCERALGRPERALEFARSPEAAQLSADQAVELRIVIAGARRDMGQLDAAVVALQGDDLDAKRRDPWSARLFYAYADNLAAAGRTEEAVRWFINAAEADVEEETDASERASELSGGAPAQFHVQVPRPPVPAKAETPADDDDAGAGDKAEAAAPSDEDADAADDSDDDVAVEDTPVKDSAVEDSAAEDDSDSDDSEKDDKSGKNDSAS is encoded by the coding sequence GTGCGCGCCGATCTGCGCAGCCTGCCCAAGGGCGCGGCGGAGTCGATCGCAAAGCACCTGGTCGCCGCCGGTCAGCTGATCGACGAGGACCCGGAGAAGGCGCTGGAGCACGCCCGCTACGCGCGGTCCAAGGCCGGGCGGGTGGCGCTGGTGCGCGAGGCCGCGGGCCTGGCCGCCTACCACGCGGGGGAGTGGGCCGAGGCCATCGCCGAGCTGCGCGCGTCGCGGCGGATGGGCGGCGGACCCGGTCACCTGGCGATCCTCGCCGACTGCGAGCGGGCCCTCGGCAGGCCGGAGCGGGCGCTGGAGTTCGCCAGGAGCCCGGAGGCAGCCCAGCTCAGCGCCGATCAGGCGGTCGAGCTGCGCATCGTGATCGCGGGCGCCCGCAGGGACATGGGCCAGCTCGACGCGGCCGTGGTCGCGCTGCAGGGCGACGACCTGGACGCGAAGCGGCGGGACCCGTGGAGCGCGCGGCTGTTCTACGCCTACGCCGACAACCTCGCCGCCGCCGGGCGGACCGAGGAGGCTGTGCGGTGGTTCATCAACGCCGCCGAGGCCGATGTCGAGGAGGAGACCGACGCCTCCGAGCGGGCCTCTGAGCTCAGCGGTGGTGCGCCCGCTCAGTTCCACGTGCAGGTCCCGCGGCCTCCTGTCCCGGCCAAGGCCGAGACGCCCGCCGACGACGATGACGCCGGGGCCGGTGACAAGGCAGAGGCCGCTGCCCCGAGCGACGAGGACGCCGACGCCGCTGACGACAGCGACGACGACGTGGCGGTCGAGGACACTCCCGTCAAGGACAGTGCGGTCGAGGACAGCGCTGCCGAGGACGACAGCGATTCGGATGACAGCGAGAAGGACGACAAGAGCGGCAAGAACGACAGCGCGTCCTGA
- the tyrS gene encoding tyrosine--tRNA ligase: MSEHILDELSWRGLIAQSTNLDALREDLDKGPLTLYAGFDPTAPSLHAGNLVPLLGLRRFQRAGHRPIVLAGGATGMIGDPRDTEERSLNELDVVAAWTERIRGQLERFVDFDGSPTGALVENNLTWTQSIPVTTFLRDIGKHFSVNVMLSRETVKRRLDGEGMSYTEFSYLLLQSNDYVELYRKHGCRLQIGGADQWGNIVGGVDLVRKTERASVHALTLPLVTDSDGNKFGKSTGGGSVWLDPEMTSPYAWYQYFVNVQDADALKYLRMFTFLDRDEIAELEQATAEKPQLRAAQRKLAEEFTTLVHGEDETRRVIAASQALFGRGEIRELDEATLKAAMSEAPTGSVRLTDEPTIVDLLVASGLSPSKGAARRTVNEGGAYVNNEKIADEAWQPSQDDLLHGEWLVLRRGKRHTAGVQVAR, encoded by the coding sequence GTGAGTGAGCACATTCTCGACGAGCTGTCCTGGCGCGGCCTGATCGCGCAGTCCACCAACCTCGACGCGCTGCGCGAGGACCTGGACAAGGGCCCACTCACCCTCTATGCCGGGTTCGACCCGACCGCGCCCAGCCTGCACGCGGGCAACCTGGTCCCGCTGCTCGGCCTGCGCCGCTTCCAGCGCGCCGGGCACCGGCCGATCGTGCTGGCCGGCGGCGCGACGGGCATGATCGGCGACCCGCGCGACACCGAGGAGCGCTCGCTCAACGAGCTGGACGTCGTGGCCGCGTGGACCGAGCGGATCCGCGGCCAGCTGGAGCGCTTCGTCGACTTCGACGGCTCGCCGACCGGCGCCCTGGTGGAGAACAACCTGACCTGGACCCAGTCCATCCCGGTCACCACGTTCCTCCGCGACATCGGCAAGCACTTCTCGGTGAACGTCATGCTCTCCAGGGAGACGGTCAAGCGCCGCCTCGACGGTGAGGGCATGTCCTACACCGAGTTCAGCTACCTGCTGCTGCAGTCCAACGACTACGTCGAGCTGTACCGCAAGCACGGCTGCCGGCTGCAGATCGGCGGCGCCGACCAGTGGGGCAACATCGTCGGCGGCGTCGACCTGGTCAGGAAGACCGAGCGGGCCTCGGTGCACGCCCTGACGCTGCCGCTGGTCACCGACTCCGACGGCAACAAGTTCGGCAAGTCCACCGGTGGCGGCAGCGTGTGGCTCGACCCGGAGATGACCTCGCCGTACGCCTGGTACCAGTACTTCGTGAACGTCCAGGACGCGGACGCGCTCAAGTACCTGCGGATGTTCACCTTCCTCGACCGCGACGAGATCGCCGAGCTCGAGCAGGCCACCGCGGAGAAGCCGCAGCTGAGGGCGGCGCAGCGCAAGCTCGCCGAGGAGTTCACGACGCTGGTGCACGGCGAGGACGAGACGCGCCGGGTGATCGCGGCCAGCCAGGCCCTGTTCGGCCGCGGTGAGATCCGCGAGTTGGACGAGGCCACGCTGAAGGCGGCGATGTCGGAGGCCCCGACCGGGTCGGTGCGCCTGACCGACGAGCCGACCATCGTGGACCTGCTGGTGGCGTCAGGCCTGTCTCCGAGCAAGGGGGCCGCACGCCGCACGGTCAACGAGGGCGGCGCCTACGTGAACAACGAGAAGATCGCCGACGAGGCGTGGCAGCCGAGCCAGGACGACCTGCTGCACGGGGAGTGGCTGGTGCTGCGTCGTGGCAAGCGTCACACGGCCGGGGTGCAGGTCGCCCGATAG
- a CDS encoding DNA-3-methyladenine glycosylase, whose translation MIRREALAIDPVPASRVLLGSVLEADTPDGPIGVKLVEVEAYRGGDDPASHCYRGRTARNAVMFGPAGHLYVYFVYGMHFCANVVSLHDGEPGAVLVRAGEVVTGIDLARRRRPNARNDSELAKGPARLCSVLGLTREQNGIDLTDPASPVRLLAPEPDEPMEVLSGPRVGVANAVDVPWRFWIAGSAAVSAYRRGAKRRPA comes from the coding sequence CTGATCCGACGCGAAGCCCTGGCCATCGATCCCGTCCCCGCCTCCCGCGTGCTGCTCGGCAGCGTCCTGGAGGCCGACACGCCGGACGGTCCCATCGGCGTGAAACTCGTCGAGGTCGAGGCGTACCGCGGCGGCGACGACCCCGCATCCCATTGCTACCGCGGCAGAACCGCGCGCAACGCGGTGATGTTCGGCCCGGCCGGTCACCTGTACGTGTACTTCGTCTACGGCATGCACTTCTGCGCCAACGTGGTCAGCCTGCACGACGGCGAACCCGGCGCCGTCCTCGTCCGGGCGGGCGAGGTGGTCACCGGCATCGACCTGGCCCGCCGCAGACGCCCCAACGCCCGCAACGACAGCGAGCTGGCCAAGGGCCCGGCCCGGCTGTGCTCGGTGCTGGGACTGACGCGGGAGCAGAACGGCATCGACCTGACCGATCCGGCCTCACCGGTCCGGCTGCTCGCCCCCGAGCCGGACGAGCCGATGGAGGTGCTCAGCGGCCCCCGCGTCGGCGTCGCCAACGCCGTCGACGTGCCATGGCGGTTCTGGATCGCCGGCTCGGCCGCCGTGAGCGCCTACCGCAGGGGAGCCAAGCGCCGCCCTGCCTGA
- the argH gene encoding argininosuccinate lyase, whose product MTEQQSAQLWGGRFASGPADGMAALSVSTHFDWQLAAYDIAGSRAHARVLHRAGLLSADELDRMLAALDVLAADVASGAFGPSPDDEDVHTALERGLLERAGRDLGGKLRAGRSRNDQIATLFRMWLRDAARRIAAGTIDVVDALLSQAKAHPGAVMPGRTHLQHAQPVLLAHHLLAHGQSLLRDVERLRDWDRRAAVSPYGSGALAGSSLGLDPAAVATDLGFDAPAENSIDGTASRDFAAEIAFCLAMLGVNLSRIAEEVIIWTTAEFGYARLDDAWATGSSIMPQKKNPDVAELARGKSGRLIGNLTGLLGTLKGMPLAYNRDLQEDKEPLFDSVAQLELLLPAMAGMLGTLTFDTDRMAELAPAGFTLATDIAEWLVRNGVPFRIAHEAAGECVRRAEAKGIGLEELSDAELAEVNPSLTPKVREVLTVEGSISSRDAYGGTAPARVAEQLDRLVGRLSPHRDWAK is encoded by the coding sequence GTGACTGAGCAGCAATCGGCCCAGCTCTGGGGTGGGAGGTTCGCGTCCGGCCCCGCCGACGGCATGGCCGCGCTGAGCGTCTCGACCCACTTCGACTGGCAGCTGGCCGCCTACGACATCGCCGGATCGCGCGCCCACGCCCGGGTGCTGCACCGCGCGGGCCTGCTCTCCGCCGACGAGCTCGACCGCATGCTCGCCGCGCTCGACGTCCTGGCCGCCGACGTGGCCTCCGGCGCGTTCGGCCCCAGCCCCGACGACGAGGACGTGCACACCGCGCTGGAGCGCGGCCTGCTGGAGCGGGCGGGCAGGGACCTGGGCGGCAAGCTGCGCGCGGGCCGCTCCCGCAACGACCAGATCGCCACGCTGTTCCGGATGTGGCTGCGCGACGCCGCCCGCCGGATCGCCGCGGGCACCATCGACGTGGTCGACGCGCTGCTGTCCCAGGCGAAGGCCCACCCCGGCGCCGTCATGCCCGGCCGCACCCACCTGCAGCACGCCCAGCCCGTCCTGCTCGCGCACCACCTGCTGGCGCACGGGCAGAGCCTGCTGCGGGACGTGGAACGCCTGCGGGACTGGGACCGCCGCGCCGCGGTTTCGCCCTACGGCTCCGGAGCGCTCGCCGGTTCCTCGCTCGGCCTCGACCCGGCCGCCGTCGCCACCGACCTGGGCTTCGACGCCCCGGCGGAGAACTCCATCGACGGCACGGCCTCCAGGGACTTCGCCGCGGAGATCGCCTTCTGCCTCGCCATGCTCGGGGTGAACCTCTCCAGGATCGCCGAGGAGGTCATCATCTGGACCACCGCCGAGTTCGGCTACGCCCGGCTCGACGACGCGTGGGCCACCGGCAGCTCGATCATGCCGCAGAAGAAGAACCCCGACGTCGCGGAGCTGGCCAGGGGCAAGAGCGGCAGGCTGATCGGCAACCTGACCGGGCTGCTGGGCACCCTCAAGGGCATGCCGCTGGCCTACAACCGGGACCTCCAGGAGGACAAGGAGCCGCTGTTCGACTCCGTCGCCCAGCTGGAGCTGCTGCTCCCGGCGATGGCGGGGATGCTCGGCACGCTCACCTTCGACACCGACCGGATGGCCGAGCTGGCGCCCGCGGGCTTCACCCTGGCGACCGACATCGCCGAGTGGCTGGTCCGCAACGGCGTGCCGTTCCGGATCGCGCACGAGGCCGCGGGCGAGTGCGTCCGCCGCGCCGAGGCCAAGGGCATCGGGCTGGAGGAGCTGAGCGACGCCGAGCTGGCCGAGGTCAACCCGAGCCTCACCCCGAAGGTCCGCGAGGTCCTGACCGTCGAGGGCTCGATCTCCTCCCGCGACGCCTACGGCGGCACAGCGCCCGCAAGGGTCGCCGAACAGCTCGACCGGCTCGTCGGGCGGCTCAGCCCGCACCGCGACTGGGCGAAGTGA
- a CDS encoding adenine nucleotide alpha hydrolase family protein: MTDSAAAEFTRAIQANAFGAPLGGVWDRTPEPADPLDVVITFDQGVPVALDRETMTVLEALRELNRRAGGLGSLALTTAHQALENVTLESDLLRFKGEVDRRWAELVHSGQWESPLKAALDTFIAASQGRVSGEVRLRLHEGRAVVTGRRAEDSLYDFQQTLARDFRGRTRDLQKGYV; this comes from the coding sequence GTGACCGACTCCGCAGCCGCCGAGTTCACCCGTGCGATCCAGGCCAACGCGTTCGGCGCCCCGCTGGGCGGCGTCTGGGACCGCACGCCGGAGCCCGCCGACCCCCTGGACGTGGTGATCACCTTCGACCAGGGCGTCCCCGTCGCCCTCGACCGCGAGACCATGACCGTCCTCGAAGCGCTCCGCGAGCTGAACCGCCGCGCGGGCGGGCTCGGCTCGCTCGCGCTGACCACCGCCCACCAGGCACTGGAGAACGTCACCCTGGAGAGCGATCTCCTCCGCTTCAAGGGCGAGGTCGACCGGCGCTGGGCCGAACTGGTCCACAGTGGACAGTGGGAATCGCCGCTCAAGGCCGCGCTGGACACCTTCATCGCCGCATCGCAGGGGCGGGTCAGCGGCGAGGTCCGGCTCCGGCTGCACGAGGGCCGCGCCGTGGTCACCGGACGCCGCGCCGAGGACTCGCTCTACGATTTCCAGCAGACCCTGGCCAGGGATTTCCGGGGTCGCACGAGGGATTTGCAGAAGGGGTACGTGTGA
- a CDS encoding arginine repressor, with protein MSFEVSHPRATAAATRAARQARIVELVRQLSIRSQTELAKILGAEGIDVTQATLSRDLDELGAVKLRGADGGAPVYVIPEDGSPVRGMEGGTSRLTRLLGELLVSTDHSANLAVLRTPPGAAQFLAGAVDRAALHDVVGTIAGDDTIMVIAREPVSGAELAERFMAMAGHRDSDQ; from the coding sequence ATGAGCTTCGAGGTGAGCCATCCGCGCGCCACCGCCGCGGCCACCAGGGCGGCCCGCCAGGCGCGCATCGTGGAGCTGGTCCGCCAGCTCTCCATCCGCAGCCAGACCGAGCTGGCCAAGATCCTCGGCGCCGAGGGCATCGACGTCACCCAGGCGACGCTGTCCCGCGACCTCGACGAGCTGGGCGCGGTCAAACTCCGCGGAGCCGACGGCGGCGCGCCCGTCTACGTCATCCCCGAGGACGGCAGCCCGGTCCGCGGCATGGAGGGCGGCACCTCCCGGCTGACCAGGCTGCTCGGCGAGCTGCTGGTCTCCACCGACCACTCCGCCAACCTCGCCGTGCTGCGCACCCCGCCCGGCGCCGCGCAGTTCCTCGCCGGAGCCGTGGACCGCGCCGCCCTGCACGACGTCGTCGGCACCATCGCGGGCGACGACACGATCATGGTGATCGCCCGCGAACCCGTCTCCGGCGCCGAACTGGCCGAGCGCTTCATGGCCATGGCCGGGCACAGGGACAGTGACCAGTGA
- the argF gene encoding ornithine carbamoyltransferase, with product MSLRHFLRDDDLSPEEQLAVLDVAAELKTAPQGRTPLAGPKGVAVIFEKNSTRTRLSFEVGIAQLGGHPVVVDGRTMQLGREETIEDTARVLSRYVDMVVWRTFAHARIEAMAGAATVPVINALTDEFHPCQVLADLQTIRERFGKLAGLTLTYLGDGANNMAHSLLLGGVTAGINVRIGAPAGFQPLSWIYDAAKQRAAETGATVEVLHDPLAAVDGANVLVTDTWTSMGQENDGKDRVGPFRPFQVNETLLAATGTESIVLHCLPAHRGWEITDEVIDGPASAVWDEAENRLHAQKALMTWLIQEGSRG from the coding sequence GTGAGCCTGCGCCACTTCCTGCGCGACGACGACCTCAGCCCGGAGGAACAGCTGGCGGTGCTGGACGTCGCCGCCGAGCTGAAGACCGCGCCGCAGGGCCGCACCCCGCTGGCCGGGCCCAAGGGCGTCGCGGTGATCTTCGAGAAGAACTCCACCCGCACGCGCCTGTCCTTCGAGGTCGGCATCGCCCAGCTCGGCGGGCACCCCGTTGTCGTGGACGGCCGCACCATGCAGCTGGGCCGCGAGGAGACCATCGAGGACACCGCCCGGGTGCTCTCCCGCTACGTCGACATGGTGGTGTGGCGGACCTTCGCCCACGCCCGCATCGAGGCCATGGCCGGGGCCGCGACGGTCCCGGTGATCAACGCGCTGACCGACGAGTTCCACCCCTGCCAGGTCCTGGCCGACCTGCAGACCATCCGCGAGCGCTTCGGCAAGCTCGCCGGGCTGACCCTGACCTACCTCGGCGACGGCGCCAACAACATGGCCCACTCGCTGCTGCTCGGCGGCGTCACCGCGGGCATCAACGTCCGCATCGGCGCCCCGGCGGGCTTCCAGCCGCTGTCCTGGATCTACGACGCGGCCAAGCAGCGCGCGGCGGAGACCGGAGCGACCGTCGAGGTGCTGCACGACCCGCTCGCCGCGGTCGACGGGGCGAACGTGCTGGTCACCGACACCTGGACCTCGATGGGCCAGGAGAACGACGGCAAGGACCGGGTCGGCCCGTTCCGCCCGTTCCAGGTCAACGAGACACTGCTGGCCGCGACCGGGACCGAGTCGATCGTGCTGCACTGCCTGCCCGCGCACCGCGGCTGGGAGATCACCGACGAGGTGATCGACGGCCCGGCCAGCGCGGTCTGGGACGAGGCCGAGAACCGGCTGCACGCGCAGAAGGCGCTGATGACCTGGCTGATCCAGGAAGGGAGCCGCGGATGA
- a CDS encoding acetylornithine transaminase, whose product MASNQEGGQRWRSALMDNYGTPSLTLTKGEGSYVWDADGKRYLDLLSGIAVNSLGHAHPAVVQAVSEQIATLGHISNFYSAAPTVELAERLLDLLGVRELGKVLFCNSGAEANEAAFKMSRLTGRTKIIATEGGFHGRTMGALALTGQPAKRDPFTPLPENVIHVPYGDAAALESIVDNETAAVFIEPVQGENGVIVPPDGYLHAAREITARHGALLVLDEVQTGIGRTGSWFAFQRAGIVPDVVTLAKGIAGGLPLGVCVGIGAAADLLGPGQHGTTFGGNPVCCAAALAVLRTIAEEGLCEHAAALGKDIAAGIEELDHPLVRGVRGAGLLLGIALNQPVSAAVATAARDAGFLINNVQPDTIRLAPPLVLTDDEAASFVTALPALLETANEETP is encoded by the coding sequence ATCGCCTCCAACCAGGAAGGCGGACAGCGCTGGCGCTCCGCTCTCATGGACAACTACGGCACCCCGTCGCTGACACTGACCAAGGGCGAGGGCTCCTACGTCTGGGACGCCGACGGCAAGCGCTACCTGGACCTGCTCTCCGGTATCGCGGTCAACTCGCTCGGCCACGCCCACCCGGCGGTCGTCCAGGCCGTGAGCGAGCAGATCGCCACCCTCGGCCACATCTCCAACTTCTACTCCGCCGCACCGACGGTCGAGCTTGCCGAGCGGTTGCTGGACCTGCTCGGCGTGCGCGAGCTCGGCAAGGTGCTGTTCTGCAACTCCGGTGCCGAGGCCAACGAGGCCGCGTTCAAGATGTCCCGCCTCACCGGCCGCACCAAGATCATCGCGACCGAGGGCGGTTTCCACGGCCGCACCATGGGCGCGCTCGCGCTGACCGGCCAGCCCGCCAAGCGCGACCCGTTCACACCCTTGCCGGAGAACGTGATCCACGTTCCCTACGGCGACGCCGCCGCGCTTGAGTCCATTGTGGACAACGAGACCGCAGCGGTGTTCATCGAGCCGGTGCAGGGCGAGAACGGCGTGATCGTCCCGCCGGACGGCTACCTGCACGCCGCGCGCGAGATCACCGCCCGGCACGGCGCGCTGCTCGTGCTCGACGAGGTGCAGACCGGCATCGGCCGCACCGGCAGCTGGTTCGCCTTCCAGCGCGCGGGAATCGTGCCGGACGTGGTGACACTGGCCAAGGGCATCGCGGGCGGGCTGCCGCTGGGCGTCTGCGTCGGCATCGGCGCCGCGGCCGACCTGCTCGGTCCCGGTCAGCACGGCACCACCTTCGGCGGGAACCCGGTGTGCTGCGCCGCCGCGCTCGCGGTGCTGCGCACCATCGCCGAGGAAGGTCTGTGCGAGCACGCCGCAGCACTGGGCAAGGACATCGCCGCGGGCATCGAGGAGCTGGACCACCCGCTGGTGCGCGGTGTCCGAGGAGCCGGGCTCCTGCTGGGGATCGCGCTCAACCAGCCCGTCTCCGCCGCCGTCGCCACCGCGGCGCGCGACGCGGGCTTCTTGATCAACAATGTGCAGCCGGACACGATCCGGCTGGCGCCGCCGCTGGTCCTCACCGACGACGAGGCCGCGAGCTTCGTCACCGCCTTGCCCGCCCTGCTGGAAACCGCGAACGAGGAGACCCCGTGA